Proteins found in one Nostoc sp. NIES-3756 genomic segment:
- a CDS encoding M14 family metallopeptidase: protein MPDVRFDKYYRYEELTTILHSYAQEFPQFIKIESIGKSYEGRDIWLLTVTNFATGADEEKPGLWVDGSIHAIELAPSSVCLFFLQTLVTAYGTHPDITRCLDSRVFYVCPRVNPDGAELALADKPKFLRSSTRPYPHDDKYNEGLVMEDMDGDGRVLLMRIPDDNGAWKVCPSEPRLLVRREPTETGGQYYRVLSEGWIENYNGVEIKVQRPKEGLDLNRNFPALWRQEFSQPGSGPYPTSESEVRSLVQFVTTHLNITGAITFHTYSGVLIRPYTDRSDDEFPVNDIRTYQKIGDKGAEITGYPAISAYHDFRYDPKDCITGTFDDWAYEYQGLFAWTVEVWSPQRQAGITDYKYTDWQREHPLEDDLKLLRWNDEQLGGKGYVDWYPFEHPQLGKIELGGWDTMYAWANPPSDFLEKEIAAFPEWLVWHLLISPRLEIYDASSQNLGNDLYRVRFVVQNTGWLPSYITQKALEKKLVRGCIFEIELPTGANLEVGKAQEEIGQLEGRAYKPSTPTRRQSDPTSDRLKVEWVVRAPSGTTVKLLARHQRAGVVRTELILV from the coding sequence ATGCCAGATGTTCGCTTTGATAAATATTACCGTTACGAGGAACTGACAACGATTCTGCATAGTTACGCACAAGAGTTTCCTCAGTTTATCAAGATTGAAAGTATCGGTAAGAGTTACGAAGGTCGGGACATTTGGTTATTAACAGTTACTAACTTTGCCACAGGTGCGGATGAGGAAAAACCAGGGTTGTGGGTTGATGGTAGTATCCATGCAATTGAACTCGCACCTTCTAGTGTTTGTCTGTTCTTTTTGCAAACCTTAGTTACAGCCTACGGTACACACCCAGATATTACCCGTTGTTTAGATAGTCGCGTCTTCTATGTTTGTCCCCGCGTTAACCCTGATGGTGCGGAGTTGGCTTTGGCGGATAAACCAAAGTTTCTGCGTTCTTCTACTCGTCCCTATCCCCATGATGATAAATATAACGAGGGGTTAGTGATGGAAGATATGGATGGTGATGGTCGGGTATTACTCATGCGTATTCCCGATGATAATGGGGCTTGGAAAGTCTGTCCTAGTGAACCGCGTTTGTTGGTACGTCGTGAACCCACGGAAACGGGTGGTCAATATTACCGTGTGTTATCAGAAGGATGGATAGAAAATTACAATGGTGTGGAAATTAAGGTACAGCGTCCCAAGGAAGGACTTGATTTGAACCGCAATTTTCCAGCTTTGTGGCGACAGGAGTTTTCACAGCCTGGTTCTGGGCCTTATCCCACATCTGAATCGGAAGTGCGATCGCTCGTCCAATTTGTGACTACTCATCTTAACATAACTGGGGCTATCACTTTTCATACTTATAGCGGCGTTCTTATCCGTCCTTACACTGATAGAAGTGATGATGAGTTTCCAGTCAATGACATCCGCACTTATCAAAAAATTGGTGATAAGGGGGCAGAAATCACTGGCTATCCGGCTATTTCTGCCTATCATGATTTCCGCTACGATCCCAAAGATTGTATTACAGGTACGTTTGACGATTGGGCTTATGAATACCAAGGTTTATTTGCTTGGACTGTAGAAGTGTGGAGTCCGCAGCGTCAAGCTGGAATTACTGATTATAAGTATACAGACTGGCAACGAGAACATCCTTTAGAAGATGATTTGAAATTGCTACGTTGGAATGATGAACAGCTTGGGGGTAAGGGTTATGTTGATTGGTATCCTTTTGAGCATCCCCAACTAGGTAAAATTGAATTGGGTGGATGGGATACGATGTATGCTTGGGCAAATCCACCGTCAGATTTTTTGGAGAAGGAGATAGCCGCTTTTCCTGAGTGGTTGGTTTGGCACTTGTTAATTTCTCCTCGCTTGGAAATTTACGATGCTAGTAGCCAAAATTTGGGTAACGATTTGTATCGAGTGCGGTTCGTTGTGCAAAATACAGGTTGGCTACCTAGTTACATCACCCAGAAAGCTTTGGAGAAGAAACTGGTGCGGGGTTGTATTTTTGAGATTGAATTACCGACTGGCGCTAATCTAGAAGTAGGTAAAGCACAAGAGGAAATAGGTCAACTAGAGGGACGGGCTTACAAACCCTCAACCCCTACCAGAAGACAAAGTGATCCAACAAGCGATCGCCTCAAGGTAGAGTGGGTAGTACGCGCACCTTCAGGTACTACTGTGAAACTCTTAGCTCGTCATCAACGCGCAGGTGTTGTCCGTACTGAATTGATATTAGTTTAG
- a CDS encoding TauD/TfdA dioxygenase family protein: protein MGYKHIEVKPVSGFIGAEIGGVDLSTHLEDEAIAEIRKALLKWKVVFFRNQNIDHAAQVAFTSRFGEVTYAHPHEDEPIEEHPQILPIDRSRYERRNGLRRSSYESRWHTDVTAAVNPPAGSILRAVNVPSIGGDTQWTNLVAAYEGLSAPLRELADKLKAEHRFNARLRIPSNTKLAQRIAANPIVSIHPVVRVHPETGERALFVNPGFTSHILDVSPQESELLLELFFNQITKPAYTTRFRWNNGDIAFWDNRATAHLAPQDLDHIEVERVLYRTTITGDIPVGVDGFRSQIVEGEIFSSELPTVLKNKAEKVAEPALA, encoded by the coding sequence ATGGGTTACAAGCATATTGAAGTTAAGCCCGTATCTGGTTTTATTGGTGCGGAAATCGGTGGTGTAGACCTTTCCACTCATCTAGAAGATGAAGCCATTGCCGAAATTCGCAAAGCACTCTTGAAGTGGAAAGTCGTATTCTTCCGCAATCAAAATATTGATCATGCTGCCCAAGTGGCGTTTACATCTCGTTTTGGCGAAGTAACTTACGCCCATCCCCACGAGGACGAACCCATCGAAGAACATCCCCAAATTCTGCCAATTGACCGCAGTCGTTACGAACGTCGGAACGGTTTGCGTCGTTCCAGCTACGAAAGTCGCTGGCACACTGATGTAACAGCAGCAGTTAACCCACCTGCGGGGTCAATTTTACGGGCAGTTAATGTTCCAAGCATTGGTGGTGACACACAGTGGACTAATTTGGTTGCAGCTTACGAAGGTTTGTCTGCACCCTTGCGTGAGTTAGCTGATAAATTAAAAGCCGAACATCGTTTCAATGCACGTTTACGGATACCCAGCAACACCAAACTGGCTCAACGTATTGCCGCTAATCCTATAGTTTCCATCCATCCTGTAGTGCGTGTCCATCCAGAGACAGGCGAACGTGCATTATTCGTTAACCCTGGTTTTACCTCTCACATTTTGGATGTGTCACCACAAGAAAGCGAATTGCTGCTTGAGTTGTTCTTCAACCAAATTACCAAGCCAGCTTACACTACCCGCTTCCGTTGGAATAACGGTGACATCGCCTTCTGGGACAACCGCGCCACTGCACATTTAGCTCCTCAAGATTTAGATCATATAGAAGTTGAGCGTGTGCTGTATCGTACTACCATAACTGGTGATATTCCTGTAGGAGTTGATGGTTTCCGCTCACAAATAGTTGAAGGCGAGATATTTAGCAGCGAATTACCAACTGTCTTAAAGAACAAAGCTGAGAAAGTTGCAGAACCTGCGCTTGCTTAG
- the ygfZ gene encoding CAF17-like 4Fe-4S cluster assembly/insertion protein YgfZ, producing the protein MPTSAIDGKDAVAIQAATAGVAVCDRSLWGRIRVGDDERLRFLHNQSTNDFQKLKPGQGCDTVMVTSTARTIDLVSGYVLDDAVLLLVSPNRREFLLQWLDRYIFFADKVQLTDITDETASFSIIGPGSDAVVEKLGASAIVGQAYGNHITLDGGVIVAVGSGLASPGYTLILPVEQKQQVWQKIIELGAVELSDRAWDTLRILQGRPAPDAELTDDYNPLEVGLWQTISFNKGCYIGQETIARLNTYKGVKQYLWGIRLNAPAEVGDTITIGEEKVGKLTSYTETPDGYFGLGYIRSKAGGVGLKVQVGNVEGEIIEIPFVSHEYP; encoded by the coding sequence ATGCCAACATCTGCAATTGACGGTAAAGACGCTGTGGCTATCCAAGCTGCAACAGCAGGAGTTGCTGTATGCGATCGCTCACTTTGGGGACGCATCCGTGTTGGGGATGATGAGCGTCTGCGGTTTTTACACAATCAAAGTACTAATGATTTCCAAAAACTGAAGCCAGGACAGGGCTGTGATACGGTGATGGTGACATCAACAGCCCGTACTATAGATTTAGTAAGTGGCTATGTTCTCGATGATGCAGTGTTATTGTTAGTTTCACCAAATCGCCGCGAATTTCTGCTACAATGGCTAGACCGCTATATCTTCTTTGCTGATAAGGTACAATTAACAGATATTACTGATGAAACTGCTAGCTTCAGTATTATTGGCCCAGGTAGTGATGCAGTAGTAGAAAAGCTGGGTGCTAGCGCAATTGTGGGTCAAGCATACGGAAATCACATTACCCTTGATGGGGGTGTTATCGTTGCGGTGGGTAGTGGTTTGGCTTCCCCTGGATATACATTGATTTTGCCAGTGGAGCAGAAGCAGCAAGTGTGGCAAAAAATTATAGAACTAGGTGCGGTAGAATTGAGCGATCGCGCTTGGGATACCCTACGTATATTACAAGGAAGACCAGCACCAGATGCAGAATTAACTGATGATTACAATCCTTTGGAAGTGGGTTTATGGCAGACTATTTCTTTTAACAAGGGTTGTTATATTGGGCAAGAAACTATTGCCAGATTAAATACATACAAAGGTGTCAAACAATATCTCTGGGGTATTCGCCTCAATGCTCCAGCAGAAGTAGGAGATACTATTACTATTGGTGAGGAAAAAGTAGGCAAACTCACCAGTTATACAGAAACTCCTGATGGTTATTTTGGACTAGGATATATTCGCTCTAAAGCTGGTGGCGTAGGTTTAAAAGTACAAGTAGGAAATGTTGAGGGAGAAATAATAGAAATTCCCTTTGTTTCTCATGAATATCCATAG
- a CDS encoding acyl-CoA dehydrogenase: MQPLKQYWIAEALEKDLGDPTNPNNVMSFKQVIDLDEREEFPHEIIDWLYNWKLQHYYIPTECGGEFTSFDEFIAFVRVLSRRDQTSAIAFTTMFWSYLTWMAGTDEQKRTLSSFMKDANGAMCLAYSEKAHGSDLLASDVRATKVPGGYILNGEKWPINRATISGVTFVLAKTDEAGGARSLSLFMVEKSKIDPANYTHLPKIYTHGIRGSDMSGIRFENCFVPESMRLGAEGVGLELALKGFQITRALCAAFSQGAADTALRTTLKFALGRQLYGKTVFDMPQPKRTLTDAFLDILICDCATIGVARGFNTMPEQISVWSAVVKYFVTTTLETVVQNVSVVLGSRFYMREEHDWGIFQKVLRDNAIISMFDGSTVVNLHALLLQLRQLTKSRARNAGRNQDTLQARLLATFDLTQSLPAFDGKKLELVNRGGDDVLQGLELALTSLSDLKTDSNLNSEVLQQIIQLTQMVQEELKTLDHQITESTFQFGHEQAPEVFDIAKQYCVLHAAASCVYMWLYNRHHLGDFFASGEWLALSLRKLLLTFRPAKALPARLGDEAVSQELVRLYSHNRMFSIVPFQLAQPQQQETTTDATQRLQLQA, from the coding sequence ATGCAGCCACTCAAGCAATATTGGATAGCTGAAGCATTAGAGAAGGACTTAGGCGACCCCACCAACCCAAATAATGTAATGTCGTTCAAACAGGTAATCGACCTAGATGAACGAGAAGAGTTTCCCCATGAGATAATTGATTGGCTCTACAACTGGAAACTCCAACACTACTACATTCCCACAGAGTGCGGTGGTGAATTTACCTCCTTCGATGAGTTTATCGCCTTTGTGCGGGTGCTTTCTCGCCGTGATCAAACAAGTGCGATCGCTTTCACTACCATGTTCTGGTCATACCTCACATGGATGGCAGGTACAGACGAGCAGAAGCGCACCCTCTCTAGCTTCATGAAAGATGCTAACGGGGCGATGTGTCTTGCTTACTCAGAAAAAGCCCACGGTAGTGATTTGTTAGCTAGTGATGTCCGCGCCACAAAAGTTCCTGGCGGTTACATCCTCAACGGCGAAAAATGGCCAATTAACCGCGCCACCATCTCCGGCGTGACCTTCGTCTTAGCCAAAACCGACGAAGCAGGCGGTGCGCGTAGCCTGTCCCTATTCATGGTGGAAAAGAGCAAAATCGACCCTGCCAATTACACCCACCTACCAAAAATCTACACCCACGGCATTCGCGGTTCTGATATGAGCGGTATCCGCTTTGAGAACTGCTTCGTCCCCGAATCTATGCGCTTAGGTGCAGAAGGTGTAGGGTTAGAACTCGCACTCAAAGGCTTCCAAATCACCCGCGCCCTGTGTGCCGCCTTTTCCCAAGGGGCTGCTGATACTGCCCTGCGAACCACCCTCAAGTTTGCTTTGGGAAGACAGCTATACGGTAAAACCGTCTTTGATATGCCCCAACCCAAACGCACTTTGACAGATGCGTTTCTAGACATCCTGATTTGTGACTGTGCAACCATTGGCGTTGCCCGTGGCTTTAACACCATGCCAGAGCAAATCAGCGTTTGGTCAGCAGTGGTGAAATACTTCGTCACCACCACCCTAGAAACAGTCGTGCAGAATGTCTCTGTCGTTTTGGGGTCACGCTTCTATATGCGTGAAGAACACGACTGGGGCATTTTCCAAAAAGTACTGCGGGATAACGCCATCATCAGTATGTTTGATGGCAGTACCGTAGTTAACCTCCATGCCCTGTTGCTGCAACTACGTCAGTTAACCAAGTCCCGCGCCAGAAATGCCGGACGTAACCAAGACACCTTACAAGCCCGTCTTTTAGCCACCTTTGATTTAACCCAGTCTTTACCCGCTTTTGATGGGAAGAAACTGGAACTAGTCAACCGGGGTGGAGACGATGTGCTACAAGGATTAGAACTAGCGCTGACATCCCTATCCGATTTAAAAACAGACTCCAACCTCAATAGTGAGGTGTTGCAGCAAATTATCCAACTGACCCAAATGGTGCAAGAAGAATTAAAGACTCTTGATCATCAGATTACAGAGTCCACCTTCCAGTTTGGGCATGAGCAAGCACCAGAAGTCTTCGACATAGCAAAACAATACTGCGTCCTACACGCGGCTGCTAGCTGTGTTTATATGTGGCTTTACAACCGCCATCATTTAGGAGACTTCTTTGCTAGCGGCGAGTGGTTGGCTCTTAGCCTCCGCAAACTGCTGCTAACCTTCCGCCCTGCCAAAGCATTGCCAGCACGACTGGGCGACGAGGCAGTTAGCCAAGAGTTAGTCCGGTTGTACAGCCACAATCGGATGTTTTCTATCGTTCCATTCCAATTAGCACAACCTCAACAACAAGAGACTACAACCGATGCAACTCAAAGACTCCAACTCCAAGCCTAG
- a CDS encoding fatty acyl-AMP ligase, which yields MTNVSTLVELLRARATHQPEKLAYTFLVDGKTEGPKLTYQELDRLARAIGALLQKHHAQGERVLLLYPQGLDVMAAFLGSLYGGVIAIPAPPPDAGRLKRALPRLRAIVKDANAKFVFTNQHLLSVLQAAKLDFPEFEEMTWFASEDIDLELADQWQYPDINPDTLAYLQYTSGSTSTPKGVMISHHNIMHHCAYLQKACGYDDESVSITWMPYFHDYGLVEGLTVPIYNGHPCYVMSPMSFVKQPVRWLQAISRYRGTHSQAPNFAYEQCIRRVSDQQLANLDLSSWVAAGNAAEPINPRVLEEFFEKFAPCGFKWETFAPAYGLAENTLLVSTSPRNRPPVLCLVEKSQIEQNKIVEATHWHDGVRAIPGCGRLVCETQVSIVNPDTLQRCAPDEVGEVWVADPSVAGGYWQRPQESESTFRARIADTQVGPFLRTGDLGFMWGGELFITGRIKDLIIIRGTNHYPQDLEWTVQQIHPALRPDYGAAFSIDVDGVEQLVVVQEVKRNAEEFNPDEVLTNIKQAIAEIHELQAYAVVLVKPGNVLKTSSGKIQRRACKASFLAGELEVLADWSENPKYTASYRRLQGEVDSLLEKVQVAH from the coding sequence ATGACAAACGTCTCTACCCTGGTTGAACTACTACGCGCTCGTGCTACTCATCAGCCGGAAAAGCTCGCCTATACGTTCCTAGTTGACGGGAAAACAGAAGGCCCCAAGTTAACATACCAAGAACTGGATCGTCTAGCCCGTGCCATTGGTGCATTGTTGCAGAAACATCATGCCCAAGGTGAACGGGTTTTGCTGCTTTACCCACAGGGATTAGATGTGATGGCAGCATTTCTGGGAAGTCTTTACGGCGGAGTCATCGCTATACCAGCACCCCCTCCTGATGCTGGCAGATTGAAACGCGCCTTGCCTCGGTTAAGGGCAATTGTTAAGGATGCAAATGCCAAATTTGTCTTTACCAACCAACACTTATTAAGTGTTTTGCAAGCAGCCAAGCTAGACTTTCCTGAGTTTGAGGAAATGACTTGGTTTGCCAGTGAAGACATCGACTTAGAACTAGCAGACCAATGGCAATACCCGGATATTAACCCGGATACTTTGGCATACTTGCAATATACCTCAGGCTCCACTTCCACACCCAAAGGTGTGATGATTAGCCACCATAACATCATGCACCACTGCGCCTATCTACAAAAAGCCTGTGGTTATGATGATGAGAGTGTTTCCATCACTTGGATGCCATACTTCCACGATTATGGACTGGTAGAAGGGCTGACCGTACCAATCTACAACGGACATCCCTGCTATGTTATGTCTCCCATGTCCTTTGTGAAACAGCCAGTACGTTGGTTACAAGCAATTTCTCGATATCGCGGTACTCATAGCCAAGCGCCAAACTTCGCCTATGAACAGTGTATTCGCCGTGTCAGCGATCAACAACTAGCTAATCTGGATCTGAGCAGTTGGGTGGCTGCTGGTAATGCCGCAGAACCAATTAACCCCAGAGTTTTGGAAGAATTTTTTGAGAAGTTTGCCCCCTGTGGGTTTAAGTGGGAGACCTTCGCCCCTGCTTATGGGTTGGCAGAAAATACCCTTTTGGTATCAACAAGTCCCAGAAATAGACCGCCTGTTCTTTGCTTAGTAGAAAAATCACAAATTGAGCAGAACAAAATTGTGGAAGCGACTCACTGGCATGATGGAGTCCGGGCTATACCTGGATGTGGTCGTTTAGTATGTGAAACACAAGTATCAATTGTTAACCCAGATACTTTGCAACGTTGTGCGCCTGATGAAGTGGGCGAGGTATGGGTAGCAGATCCCAGTGTGGCGGGTGGTTATTGGCAGCGCCCCCAAGAAAGCGAAAGCACCTTCCGTGCGAGGATTGCAGATACACAAGTAGGCCCCTTCCTGCGTACAGGTGACTTAGGCTTTATGTGGGGTGGTGAGTTATTCATTACCGGGCGGATCAAAGACTTGATTATTATCCGGGGTACTAACCACTATCCCCAAGATTTGGAATGGACTGTACAGCAAATTCACCCAGCCCTACGTCCAGACTACGGTGCAGCTTTCTCTATTGATGTGGATGGAGTCGAACAACTGGTAGTTGTCCAGGAAGTGAAACGCAATGCAGAAGAGTTCAACCCAGATGAAGTCTTGACCAATATTAAGCAAGCGATCGCCGAAATTCATGAGTTACAAGCATATGCTGTAGTTCTTGTCAAGCCAGGTAATGTCCTGAAAACATCCAGTGGCAAAATTCAACGACGCGCTTGCAAAGCCAGCTTCCTCGCTGGTGAGTTGGAAGTTCTAGCAGATTGGAGCGAAAACCCCAAATATACAGCCAGTTATCGGCGACTACAAGGGGAAGTAGATTCCTTACTGGAAAAGGTGCAAGTTGCTCACTAA
- a CDS encoding WD40 domain-containing protein has product MGVTPRPGYDYQVGGNLPLDAQTYVWRKADQDLYESLKRGEFCYILNSRQMGKSSLRVKTKQRLQLEGFACAEIDITGIGTETIEPEQWYAGIIDSLVNSFDLYTTFDLNTWWEENELLSPVQKLSKFIDTVLLKEIISNIVIFIDEIDSILNLKFPLDDFFAVIRNFYQRRADKQEYNRLTFTLIGVSTPSDLIKDKRRTSFNIGHAIDLTGFQLAEAQPLAEGLATVGDRQELLKVILDWTGGQPFLTQKLCKLVVECGKQKEQSEEQPIADWVETVVRSRIIDNWEAQDDPEHLKTIRDRILRRNRQNSGRLLGLCQQILQQGEVAADNSAEQEELRLTGLVVRRDGNLQVYNRLYTEVFNLQWCEAELAKLRPYAALLNDWVASQRLDESRLLRGKALEDAQAWAADKSLADLDYQFLDASQKLKTRELERQFELEIAKQKVAAQKQITRNVIAIASISITLISITAIFALFQWRQADRQQIQALTSSANAKYVSNRNTFDALIDALKAAKSFKQSIWYSNDTVLRTQVTDALSNAIYRVRESNILEGHQGYVMQARFSPDGKLIATASYDKTVKLWNSDGKEILTIPHDNLVVDVSFSHNGQIIATACRDGIARLWNLQGKLLVALQGHQGDVWSVAFSPDGKTIATASQDNTVKLWSLDGRLLKILNGHNGAVYSVTFSRDGKIATASYDNRVKLWDAQGNLIKTLNGHKAAVLSVSFSPDGKTLASASNDRTVILWDVAKTQQIASPIKHPNIVRNVVFSPDGETIASADEEGTIRLWSSRDYTLLETLNGHKGGVTSLNFHPQGNILASTSYDKTVKLWQTNDWLTTLNGHSQAIYSVDINPKGNMIATASGDNTVKLWNLRGKQLKTLVGHTEPIASVVFSADGQMIVSGGDDRTVRRWNLQGQELTPPLTGHNNSVTNVAVSKDNNTIASASFDDTVKLWTRQGKLLRTLTGNIKKISSVSFSPDGKIVASASQDTGTVQLWNSDGSRLRDWKAHKASIYNIRFSPDSQIIATASEDNTVKLWNLDGREIKSLTGHTAGIWGLDFSPNGKMIATGSDDGTVKIWSDAGVPLLTITGDRSPFNAVKFSPDSRILAIASSNRTATLLNIDNLSLETFTVRGCNWLWNYLENNPNAPNDICK; this is encoded by the coding sequence ATGGGTGTAACACCTCGTCCTGGCTATGATTATCAAGTAGGGGGTAATTTACCACTTGATGCGCAAACTTACGTGTGGCGAAAAGCTGACCAAGACTTATATGAAAGCTTGAAACGAGGCGAGTTCTGTTACATTCTTAACTCCCGACAGATGGGCAAATCTAGCTTGCGAGTAAAGACAAAGCAACGCTTGCAACTGGAAGGGTTTGCCTGTGCTGAAATTGATATTACTGGGATTGGTACAGAAACAATCGAACCAGAACAATGGTATGCGGGAATAATTGACAGTTTAGTAAATAGTTTTGACCTTTACACTACTTTTGATTTGAATACTTGGTGGGAAGAGAATGAATTACTTTCACCTGTACAAAAATTAAGCAAGTTTATTGATACAGTACTTTTAAAAGAAATTATTAGTAATATTGTCATATTTATTGATGAAATTGATAGTATTCTCAATTTAAAATTTCCTTTAGATGACTTTTTTGCAGTTATTCGCAACTTTTATCAACGACGGGCAGACAAACAAGAGTATAATCGCCTCACCTTTACTCTAATTGGCGTTTCCACTCCCTCTGATTTAATTAAAGATAAAAGACGCACATCTTTTAACATTGGTCATGCAATAGACTTGACGGGATTTCAACTTGCAGAAGCGCAACCATTAGCTGAGGGATTAGCAACTGTAGGCGATCGCCAAGAATTACTCAAAGTTATTTTAGACTGGACAGGAGGACAACCGTTTCTGACCCAAAAGCTATGTAAATTGGTGGTGGAATGCGGTAAACAAAAAGAGCAAAGCGAAGAACAACCTATTGCAGACTGGGTAGAAACGGTAGTGCGATCACGTATTATTGATAACTGGGAAGCACAAGATGATCCAGAACATTTAAAAACCATCCGCGATCGCATTTTACGCAGAAACAGACAAAATAGTGGGCGATTATTAGGGTTATGTCAGCAAATTTTGCAGCAGGGAGAGGTTGCAGCTGATAATAGTGCTGAACAGGAAGAACTACGGCTCACTGGCTTAGTAGTGAGGCGGGATGGAAATCTGCAAGTTTATAATCGTTTGTATACAGAGGTATTTAACCTGCAATGGTGCGAAGCAGAACTAGCAAAACTTCGTCCCTATGCTGCTCTTTTAAATGATTGGGTAGCGAGTCAGCGTCTAGATGAGTCACGTTTATTGCGAGGAAAAGCACTAGAAGATGCTCAAGCTTGGGCAGCAGATAAAAGTTTAGCTGATTTAGACTACCAATTTTTAGATGCTAGTCAAAAACTGAAAACGCGGGAGCTTGAGAGACAATTTGAGTTAGAAATTGCAAAACAAAAAGTTGCAGCACAAAAGCAAATAACTAGAAATGTAATTGCGATCGCATCTATATCTATAACTCTTATCTCTATCACTGCTATTTTTGCTCTATTCCAATGGAGACAAGCAGATAGGCAACAAATCCAAGCATTAACAAGCTCTGCCAATGCAAAATACGTAAGTAACCGAAATACTTTTGATGCCTTAATAGATGCTCTTAAAGCAGCAAAAAGTTTTAAACAGTCTATTTGGTATAGTAACGATACTGTACTGAGAACTCAAGTTACGGATGCCTTGAGTAATGCAATTTACAGAGTCAGAGAAAGCAATATCTTAGAAGGACATCAAGGCTATGTGATGCAGGCTCGGTTTAGCCCTGATGGCAAGCTAATAGCCACTGCCAGTTACGATAAAACTGTTAAACTCTGGAACTCAGATGGCAAAGAAATTTTAACAATACCCCATGATAATTTGGTTGTGGATGTCAGTTTCAGCCATAACGGGCAGATCATAGCTACTGCCTGTCGAGATGGCATTGCCAGACTTTGGAATCTGCAAGGTAAGCTGCTTGTTGCTCTGCAAGGACATCAAGGCGATGTGTGGAGTGTGGCTTTTAGTCCCGACGGCAAGACAATTGCTACAGCCAGTCAAGATAATACAGTTAAACTTTGGTCATTAGATGGTCGTCTGCTCAAGATTTTAAATGGCCATAATGGAGCAGTTTACAGTGTTACTTTTAGTCGTGATGGGAAGATTGCTACAGCTAGTTATGACAATAGAGTAAAACTCTGGGATGCTCAAGGCAATTTAATAAAGACCTTGAATGGACATAAAGCTGCTGTGTTGAGTGTAAGTTTTAGTCCTGATGGTAAAACTCTAGCCTCTGCTAGTAATGACCGAACCGTTATTCTATGGGATGTAGCGAAAACTCAGCAAATTGCCTCACCCATAAAACACCCAAATATAGTCAGAAATGTTGTTTTTAGTCCTGATGGTGAAACAATTGCTAGTGCCGATGAAGAGGGAACAATCAGACTTTGGAGTAGTCGGGACTATACCCTACTGGAAACTTTAAATGGACATAAAGGTGGAGTCACGAGTCTTAATTTTCATCCTCAAGGTAATATACTTGCTTCTACAAGTTATGACAAAACAGTTAAGCTGTGGCAAACAAATGACTGGCTGACTACTTTAAATGGGCATAGTCAAGCAATTTATAGCGTTGATATCAACCCCAAAGGCAACATGATTGCAACGGCCAGTGGTGACAACACAGTGAAATTGTGGAACCTTCGGGGAAAACAACTGAAAACACTGGTGGGGCATACAGAACCCATTGCTAGTGTCGTGTTCAGCGCAGATGGACAAATGATTGTTAGTGGTGGTGATGATAGAACCGTTAGGCGATGGAATTTGCAAGGACAGGAACTTACCCCACCCCTAACAGGACATAACAACTCAGTTACTAATGTTGCTGTCAGCAAAGATAATAATACAATTGCCTCTGCCAGCTTTGACGATACTGTAAAACTGTGGACTCGCCAAGGAAAACTGTTAAGGACTCTCACAGGCAATATTAAAAAAATCTCAAGTGTAAGTTTTAGTCCAGATGGAAAGATTGTCGCTTCTGCCAGCCAAGATACTGGCACAGTACAACTCTGGAACAGCGACGGAAGTCGCTTGCGTGACTGGAAAGCCCACAAAGCCTCAATTTACAACATCCGGTTCAGCCCTGATAGTCAAATTATTGCTACTGCCAGCGAAGATAATACAGTGAAGTTGTGGAATCTGGATGGTCGTGAAATCAAGTCGTTAACAGGTCATACTGCGGGAATTTGGGGTTTAGATTTTAGCCCCAACGGAAAAATGATTGCTACAGGCAGTGATGATGGTACAGTTAAAATATGGTCAGATGCAGGTGTTCCCCTTTTAACCATTACTGGCGATCGCTCTCCTTTTAACGCAGTAAAATTTAGCCCTGATAGCAGAATCCTAGCTATTGCTAGTTCAAACAGAACGGCAACGCTTTTAAATATAGACAACTTAAGCCTAGAAACATTTACTGTGCGTGGATGTAACTGGTTATGGAACTATTTAGAAAATAACCCAAATGCTCCAAATGATATTTGTAAGTAA